tgcgcaccTACCCCGgaggataaatgcgtgagggagtttttctaatttaagtgacaatattcgaaatgggattatttatttaattcagagttgccacttgggaaaggtttggcttttggtgtcccaagtcaccgatttatcttgaatcccaattcgaggaaaatattcgactttccaaatgaagtctgcgaaccaaaaattctaagtaaggaattctattgacccgagggaaggtgttaggcacccacaGATCCCggggttctagcacggttgcttaaattgttataatggctaaatatctgattttaatacatgttataacctgtgtgcttttattaagtttaaaaccgcttttattattattttttaatagaattgcaacgttgtgaaaatgcatctcgaaccacgtcacaataaatgcacccgtggttgttaatacgttctgactccgttgagatttggatttgggtcacataaatgcgcacccgaatttaagcatgtaatttaattaaaaatcgcatctaaagagtctaacacgttattatctttggggcaAACCGTGAGGTTCGCTAGACGGCCCATCCCAGAaaatctaagtatttattatgaccaattattgagggccccgcaatttgcatttttatttggcgaggctcttctcattattttttaaaaggataatcttagaatgactacattttctatttttcgtttGTCTCTAagataaatgaagaaaaggtcttactttatttacatactttcgagttattatagttaagttttgAACATGATTCGTTAAATCTAAAATGAACGCAATAAGAGCAGTCCGTCTGACAGTTATGGGCCCATGCCTAATGTGCATGGCGTGAAACTAGGCCTGGGCCATCCTTATTCCAGTTGGGCCTAATTGACTTATTTTATATATGTTTGATATTTACAAGGGGCTGAAATGTGAACCCGTGCTATCTAATTAAACAATGTTCCTGTAAGTTTTAAAACAAGCCTTTTGTTCCATGAGGTAACTATTAAGTATTTTGGAAATAGTCTAAGAGGCCTAACAGAACGTACCATTTTTACTCTTAAGTATGTTGTTAAATCTGAAACAACAGAACATGTTTTCTACAACATCAATCCATTTTAACTAAGCGCACAAGGGAGGAAGTTTACAACTAAACTACTACAAAATATTGTTCAGTTATACATAGCCCATACCTACATGATTCTAGTAGAAGACATGAACAATTATACGTATACCGCTTAGTGTTCACTATACAActaaaaaatattcaaaacaacttcaactcttcatttttcattcatgcttcaaatttcagcttacATTGAGCTAGTGGATCAGTTATATACCTGGATGTtgaaacacaacaacaacaagaagaaagtagaaatcagcagcagcaaacgGCAGCAGTAACCAACAAATAacagcagcaacagcaacaataagcAGAATAAATCCCAGTGAAAATTCTGCTATAACCAATGGAAGCAGTAGCAAATAAACCCAGCAAACTCAAGAGCAAACAATTGAAAACCCAGCAATCACCAAAATGCAATCTGAGCCAAAGCAGAAGGGAGACAGGTACGAGACAATAGTAGTTTACTGATGTTTCAAGACATTCAAAGGAAGAAGCCTAAGTTTCTATGGAACAAAGCAGTTAATGCTGATTTCGAAACAGTAAAAGTGAAGAAAAGCAGAATTTTCAGCTTCAATAGAGCAAACAAAGGTTTTTTGTTTATTGTCTACCTAGGATGGAAGTCCAGAAATgagctctcttttttttcaagaTCAGCTCCCTTGGGTTCTAACCTCTTTTATTTTCAGTTCTCCCCCCTCTGCTCTCTTTCAGTCTCCCTTTTATATCCTATTAGAAGAGAAGGACCTCCCTCCAAAGACAGGCTGCCCATGGCTTAAAATAACTCCTCATGGCTATCATTTCCACTTAGGATTCTCTAGGCATGGagttttttcctctttttaatCTTCTGAAGTTCAAAAATGTAGTGAATATCCTACTGTACAGCATGTTCCACTACCATTTTCATGTGCATCTTCAGCTTTTTATCATTAAAcccatgttgttactgatttccAGCTTGTTAAAACCAATTAAAAACTGACCCCCCATGCTTCCTTATTTTAAAAGCACTCATTCTATACCCCTTTTCAGATGCaattcttttcagtttttttaaatcTGAAAAGCCTGTTATTCTCTGCAGGCCATTAGTAGttgtttaaataatatttaattctAATCAAGCATGGTCGGATAAACTGATTAATTCAAAAGCATCTGTCCACACATGGCTTCCACTAACAGTTTAAAGCAGTGAATTAAATCCAATTCAATCAGTTAAAACAGTTCCTAGACTGATAGATAAATGGTAAAGATTGActcaatcagaattgaagcaaTATAAACCAAATTGTCATCAGGTTATTTTAACATTCAAGACTgcgaaactaatcgacgacacttattaaCAGACCATATATTACAACATATACAATCGATAACAAATAATCGAACTCGAACAGGTACGGGGGTGATTTCATACTGATAGGCACAGTGATTTTACGCAAAACTTAACCAATCGGCGGAGCCTATTCGACTCGATTGTCCAAACTGTAATTACACGcaacaaaacgcgcagatgcaAATTCGACCAAATGAAAGGTCCAGGCGAGGTGGACAGAATAGTCGACACAATTGAAAACAAACTCAAACTGACatttaaacacataaacagacatagacaaaacatgaaactgacaaggaaaagaaaataccttAAGAAATTGAAGGTTAGACGAACCCGTCTTGGATTCTGACTCGGACctcttttggggttgaacggactttaatcgaagtgttctcaactgagaacacctcgattaaggtctattagaccccaacccttcgtTTAATTGGACAAACCCCCAGGttttggatttctagggttcttggggctcAGATTAGGGGTTTGAGCTTTTCTGGTTAGCTTcgaaccaaaccaggcttggtttggtcacgagggaggtcaggggagtaactGGTGTGCATTTGGGATCGGTTGGTATAAGTtgaggtttggctcgaatcttcagatgaagattcgagacgatgtaagttgattcgaaccaaacggttTGCAGATCCGTGTCCAGAGGGTCGAGGTGcactaggggtgttaatttggtggtctTTGTCACCGGGTTTCAGGTGGGGGGATGGAAGGGCGGCGCTAGAGTTCTTGACGGTTTCGATTCAGTCTCTGAGAGAGACGAGGATGAGGGAGGGGGTCTGGCTTAGGGGAGTGGGGGTAAGAGaggagggtttatatacgggACGGGGGAGTTGAATTTCGGCCGTTGGATCATTGATGATCAACGGCCTTGATCTTTTCACTTAAAGGgatgacgtcgtttggtttagtgttgGGAATGGGTCAATCCGGGTACCAGTGGGTCGGGTATCTGGGGAAAGCTTGGAGCCGTTGGATTGGATGGGATGAACAACTCTGATCGGTCATGCCTAAACGGCGTCGTTCGGATTAATGAGAgagctgaactggaccgttagatCTGTTTGACCAACGGTCCAGATGGAAGGTGCCAAGACGGCGTCGTTTCTTGTGTCTGAGGGACGAACTAGATCAATgtgttttgggcctgattttcctTGGGTTTAAAATGAGCCCAGGTCCgaattttttctcaattttttgcactattttcttttccttctttactttctAATTAAAAAAACACAATttctaattaaattgtaaaatcaaaataaactacacaaatattaattaacacttacaataatcaacacataaataaaaatatttgattaaaataaaatcacacaatgacgacacataaaagaaaaaataagtattttttgcgattttcctTTTAGAACCAAACTATGAtttgattaattcctaaatgcacaattaaatcctaaatatgcatgcaacatgtatttcttatattttatgattaactacaacaaagtaaacatttacggacaaaaataattaccaaaaatgtcacgcaaattcttaaaattgtactcgaaggtaacttgttttattttcgatttcttttggagtaatttccgtgaagcaaaaatcacgtgctcacactcctGACCACTCGAAACATGGAAGTGGCTGAATATGCTAGCTCAGGTAACACTTCTTATCAAATGCGCCTTTTAAGTTTTAATGAAAGTTGGGGTTTACAGCACAAAAAAGTCTTTGAGAAAGATTGTTTCTCTCCTGAATTTGAAAAGATTGGAAAAGAAATTACATTAAAATGCGGAGGATTACCTCTAGCAATTACTGTGATTGCTGGATTTCTCTCCAAAATTGGTAAAACATTGAATGAGTGGCAAAGTGTTGCTGAGAAAGTAAGGTCAATGGTAAGCACTGATGTTGACGTCCAATGCATGAGAGTGCTTGCTTTGAGTTACCATCAGTTGCCACATCACCTAAAAACATGTTTTCTGTATTTTGCAATCTTCCCAGAGGATGAAGAGATTTATGTCGATAAACTTGTGGAATTATTGGCAGCGGAGGGATTTTTGAAGGTAGAAGAGACGAAAAGCATAGAAGAAGTGGCAGAAAAATGTCTACAAGATTTAATAGATAGAAGTTCACTTTCCATCGATTATGAGATATTTTTTGGAGAGACGAAGTATTGTAGAATACATGACGTGATCCGTGAAATCTGCTTGAAGGAAGCTCGAAACATGAATATAGAGAATTTTATTGGAGAAAACAATGGTCAAAATCCAAGTGCACTATCCATTCATTTTTCCTCAAATAGTCGAGGTCGGACCAGTACCCAATTGAACTACCGTATTATTGGGAAAAAATTGGCTAGATCGTGTCCTAATAATGAGGCTcgttctattttctttttgaataGTAAGTCAGGGTTCATGTCAGAGTTGTTGCCTTTCAGGCTAGTAAGAGTACTAGATCTTGCATTAATGAACTTTATTGTTTTTCCCAGTGGGTTACTTGATCTAATTCACTTGAGATACCTAGCTTTGCGTCTTTCTCCTAGCGTGCATTACTATCTAGGAAAAGAGACTCCCTCATCAATAGATATTCCTCCTTCCATATCTAGACTATGTTATTTGGAAACTTTTATTATTTGTCCGCCACCTTACGAGGAACTTACGGCACCTCTATATCCTTTGATATTACCGTCGGAAATTTTGACTATGCCACAACTGAGGCTCCTCCTTTTGGGCTGGACTTACTTGCATTATCATTATCATGATCTTTCTAGAAAGCATTACACCTTCAGGTGCTGCTCCACTAGATCCtttgaggtttctgaaaatgCGAGGTCCAAGTCCTACACATGCTGTTCCACCTTTGCTCCTACCTCCTGCGGATGCTTTTCCACAAAATCTGAAGGCATTAACTCTTTGTATGACTTGTTTGTGGTGGAAGGATTTGAGCATTGTTGGTAAATTGCCCAAACTCGAAGTTCTTAAACTAATAGGTGATGCCTGTAAAGGCAAAGAGTGGGAAGCAGCGGACCATGGTTTTCCTCGCTTGAAGTTCTTGTACCTGCGAGACGTGGATTTTCAATACTGGAGAGCTGGTTGTCATCACTTTCCCTTCCTTGAACGACTAGCTATTTTATATTGTCCTTATTTGGATTCAATCCCTCAAGATTTTGCAGATATAACCACGCTTGCTCGTATTAGTTTAACTGGGTGTCCAGAATCTTTTGGGAATTCTGCCAAGCAAATTCAACAGGACATGCTAGACAACTATGGTAATTCCTCCCTTGTGGTCAATATAGTAAGACATCTTCTTccttaaatttaattattatatcaTTCATTTACTTTTAACCATTTCTCCATTTAAATTACCATATGATCACAAATAAGAATCTGATCTTTATTTAAGCCACTGAGTTAAATTATACCTTTTCCCTATTATACAAtcattttttgtttaaataaaaaatagtttttgtAATCCAAACTACACATTTCCAAAGTAAGtgtaagtttttaaaaaaaaattgtttcctGTGAAATTGTTTCAACAGTAAAAATCTGCTACAACATATAATTCTTTATAGCAAGCTGAATACAATAACCTTGATAATAGAACAATAATCTTCTTTAATAAGTTAAACTGCATTAATATTATATTCAAATCCGTCCAATAATGTTGTGCAAGTTCTTTTACCTACATGCTCTGTCTTGCTATAATTTTCCCTCGTTCCTTAATTTTGGAAAatctaaatatttttttgttttctgcAGAAAAAGGTGATGACCTATTAGGTGCGTCACTGATTAGCCAATTCTATGAAAGAAATGTCAATTCATAACTTAATTGTATATGATTTTGAGTATAGCCGTCTGTCAGTGTTTTTTTAAATGCTCCaaattttatgtacatatttagCAATTCCAGTTTTGGTGGATTTTTGATTTATATGTTCTAAATTTTGGTAGGTCAAAATTGGAGTTTTGTTTAGTCTTTTCTAGATGTTGGTGGATTATAATAAAAATAGACCTGTATAAACAAGGAAATCAAAACTTCTCATTCAGTGATCTGCAAATTTCTTTTGCGATGGTGGCAACAGTTAGTCGTGAAAGTTGATGATAGCTTCCCTGACTTTCACATTACTGCATTTTCTTTCTATATATTGTTATGATTATGCATGTTTGTCTTGggccgatggtctatcggaaactGCCTCTCTACCtgcataaggtaggggtaaggctgcatacTAAGTTTATAGTTATTGTTGCATCACTGAACATGAGAAAATTATAACAAGTATCGGCGCCAACAAACATTGTCCTTATAAGGAAATAGAGCAGATTGGTGTAAATAGATGGTATCCAAAGGATTGGAGCAGTATGCTGATCACAAGTGAACCATATGAAAGTAACAAAGGAGATATTATGTCCTGATGCAATTAATTACTTGAGCAAAACATTGGTAGTAGTTTTTCATTTGGTTCTGTCTTTTTATCATCAATCAaaagtatatactatatattacAAGATAAACATCATATTTTGCCTCAACGAATAGCTCTAAAAATCGATATTCTGTATAACAGTTCTCTAATCAAACTGAAAATACATTAACTAAATTAAATATTCTGATCAAACAAGCTTTAGCCTTGGCATATATAATTTTGAAGCAGAAATACAAGCAACAGATGTTCCATACTTGTCTTGCATGTCCTGTTGAATCTGCTCGGCTGAAATCCCGATAGCTTTTTAACTGAAAATACATTAACTAAGAGCAAGTGTGATTATATCTACAAAATCTTGGGGAATTGAATTCAAATACCAGCAACCTTTGAGAAATAGTTGACTCTTTCAATTACTCACTCTCTTAACTATTTTCTCCCTAACAAATTTTAGCCATTTTATTGTGACGGTGGTGTCTGGATCAACAAGTGCCACCTTGAGTATTTTATTGGATCCTCCAAACACTCTTGTTCAAATCCTTGCACTGCAAATAAGTCCCACGATAACGATATGTTGTATGTATGTGATAGGACCAAACCTattgttgtatgtgaaagtagacaaaacaaaagaaagaaaaatcaaaaagagatgaaaatatgatgtaagcgcttacatcgacattcttGTGATATAAGCGCTTACCTCGACATTCTTGTGATATAAGCGCTTACCTcgacattcttatgatgtaagcgcttataTCGGCATttttatgatgtaagcgcttacctcggcagggcattcaaatgcctataaatagGGATCTACGTTTTCATTTGTAGATCATCccaaaacttcttctttctctcttcaattaataaagagctatTCTTTGTGTGGTCGTGGAGTATGCAAAAATTgtcgaaccacgtaaatcttgtcttgtcttgtcttgtgcaatttattgcttttctctcttaaatattattttccttCTATTAGCTTGACATgcttcccaacaactggtatcagagcacagacaGTGTATTTCTGATAGAAAAGTATAGTATTGGTGCAGGtactattcacaagaatagtgcGACACTATTCACAAGCACTATTcacataaattattttttgtgaaaaatggcatcggaagaaaggaaggttaagattgacaagttcaatgACAAAGATTTTGGATTCTGGAAAATGCAAATATAGGACTATTTGTACCagaaaaaattacacttacctcTGACCGAGGTGAAACCGGAGACTATGTCCAAAGCGGATTGGGATCTATTAGATCGCCAAGCTCTTGGTGTGATTCGTTTGACGCTAACACGAAATGTGGCGTTTAACATCATTAACGAGAAGACCACTGCAGGCCTGATGAAGGCGTTATCAAATATGTACGAGAAGCCATCtgcttcaaataaagtctatttgatgcGTCGATTGTTCAACTTAAAGATGATTGAAGGTGGATCAGTCACAGAACATATCAATGAGTTTAATACaatattaactcagttgagttctgTTAATATAACAATTGATGACAAAATCAGGGCGTTGATTCTACTATCATCTCTACCGGAGAGTTGGTCTGCAACAGTAACTGCAGTTAGCAGTTCATCAAGAAGTACCAAACTCAAATTGAATGATattagagacttggttctaagtgAAGATATTCACCGAAGAGAATCAAGTGATTCCCCAGGATCTGCTTTTAGTACCGAAAGCAGGGGGAGAATCAACCAAAGAGGACAGAGTTATGGTCGTGGCAGatcaaagtcaaggagaagaggACAATCCAAAAAATCGCAAGGACATTACTTGTTGGAATTGCGATAAAAAGGGTCACTACAGTAGCCAGTGTAGagaaccaaagaagaagaaggaagaaaattcaGCAAATATAATTGTTGAACAAGTCGGTGATGCACTAATTTGTTGTGCAGACAGTCCAGTCGAATCTTGGATTCTGGACTCAGGTGTATCCTTTCACTCTACATCATGCaaagaattattgcataattatattgctggaaaatttgggaaagtttATCTAGCAGACGGCAAATCTCTCGACATTGCCGGAAAAGGTGAAgttcatataaagacttcacaaggCACGCTATGGAAATTGCAAAATGTACGACATGTTCCTGGCCTCAAGAAAAATATGATATCTATGGATCAGATTGACGATGAAGGATATACAACAACATTCGGCAACGGATtgtggaagataaccaaagggaatttggttgtggcacgaggcTTCAAAAGGGGAACACTGTATGCAACTGCAATAGAAAGAGATACTATAGCAACAGTTGATCATGGTCATGATACAACATTGTGGCATCGGAGGCTCGggcatatgagtgagaagggaatGAAGCTTTTGGCATCCAAAGAGAAGTTGCCAAACCTAAAACATGTTGAATTAGGTTTGTGCGAAGATTGCATTTAcgggaaacaaaagagagttagtttctcaaaTGTGGGAAGGACGCCAAAGAAAGAGAAGCTGGAACTAGTGCATACAGATGTGTGGGGACCAGCTCCTGTaacttctctaggaggctcacgctattatgtcaccttcattgatgattctacaagaaaggtatgggtttatttctgaaaaataaatctgATGTGTTTGTTACCTTTAAAAGATGGAAAGCTGAAGTTGAAAATCAGACAAGTCTTAAGTTAAAATGTTTGAAGTCTGACAATGGAGGAGAATATGATAGCCAAGAGTTCAAAGCATTTTGCTTGGAGAATGGGATCAGAATGATCAAGACAGTTCCTAGAACACCAGAACAAAATGGTGTTGCGAGAGGATGAACAGAACCCTGAATGAACGAGCCAGAAGTATGAGAATACATTCTGGATTGCCGAAGTATTTTTGGGCTGAGGCTATTAACACGGCAGATTACCTCATAAATAGGGGATCCTCTGTACCGCTGAATTTTGATATTTCTGAGAAGGTATGGACAGGAAAGAAGGTAACTCTCTCACATCTGAAATTTTTTGGTTGTGTTGCTTATGTGCATGTAAACTCTAATAATAGAGATAAGCTTGATCCTAAAGCCAAAAAATGTTTCTTTATTGGAtatggtgatgataattttggttatcagttttgggatgatcagaatagaaagatcctaagacacatgaatgtcacatttaatgaaaatgtgatgtacaaggacaaGCTTGAAATAGAACCAACCAACACCAGCAAACAGACAATGTCTGAGATagttgagttagaagaaatctCAGAAAATGAAGTGGCTAGAGGGATTACAACTGATTCTGAAATTGAAGATGAAGAACCAGAagccgaatttgaagaagaactaGAAGCCGAACCTGGATCAGAACCAGAACCGGAACTAGAGATAGAATTAAATGCAGAACCAAATCTGGAATCAGGACCTGAATCAAATTCGGATTCTGTTACTCATGAACCTACATTGAGGAGATCTAAAAAAGTCACGGATGCTccagataggttaactctctctctcttcactatttacttcttactgatgctggagaaccagagcattttgttgaagcaatgcaggtgatagactctgataagtggaagctagccatgaaagaagagatgaattctcttcaaaagaataaaacatggatacttacggagttaccaaaaggaaagaaggcattgcagaacaagtgggtgtacagagtcaaggaagagcatgatggtaagaagagatacaaagcacgattagtagtaaaaggctttcagcagaaggaaggaattgactacaccgagatcttctctcctgtagtcaaattaactactatcaggttggtgctaagtatcatagctgcagaaaatttgcatttggagcagctagatgttaaaactgctttcttgcatggtgaccttgaagaagacatctacatgaagcaacctgaaggttttcaagtttctggtaaagaaaaccttgtgtgtaagttgaagaagagtttgtatggtttgaaacaagctccccgacaatggtacaagaaatttgatggattcatgcataaaaatggtttcacacgatgtgagatggaccattgttgttatatcaaaaatcttgatGAATCCTATATTATTTTACTGTTGcacgttgatgatatgctaattgcaGGATCTAGCATAAATGAGATCAATTTGGTTAAGCAATAACTGGCAAaggagtttgaaatgaaagacttaggacaAGCTAAGCAAATGTTTGGGATGAGGATTAGCAGAAACAGGTCGGAAGGAACCTTAAAATTGTCTCAAGATAGATGTATGCTATGTCCAAAGTCCAAAGTGCGTTTTTCATGTGCTTCCAATGCTTAATACAAACAGAGTAAAAAGATTTCATTAGTATTAGGAAGTCATTGCAAGCCAAGaatgaacaagagaaccaaaacCATTGTCAGGTAACATTTTTATTAGTCGAAAATCATGGGACTCACTCATTAATTCACCGTATAATTACATGACCGTGGTTAATTTAATATATGTATACCAAAATTAAATGTGGTTTATATATAAGCTTCTTTCACATGATCATGGTTAATTTATGCATATTCTACCACATTTAATCATTTAACAATAGTAAATTAACATGGCTCGGAGAAAATAAATGGTGCAAATATTTTAGACTACAAAATCAATTGACTCACAGGAGTACCCATTTTTCCTATAAGCTTCATCAAATACTCACCAGACAACTACATTCAGTGGCAGAGCTATGTATGGAGAATGAGTTCAATTGAGTCCTCTTTGCCGAAAATTATACAACATCTTTAGAGAAAAACATTTTTAAATATAcataaaacttataaaattccGTTTATATTAAGAAAACTTTTAGTGTAACGTTTCTCTAATCCCCTTCTTCAAATTTCATCATAATCACTAGAAAACTCGTAACACCACCGCCCAATTCCAATAAAAATACTCCCTTAGCTtgtaaataattaaatttagaAAGACATCACAAAAATCTAATTCTAACTTACAAACATTTAGAAAGAACAAAACAGAACTCCATTGAAATGGGAATTACTAAATTGCACATTAGAGCCAGTTGTGTGATATACAATATGTAAAACAACATGGAGGATTAAAAAATTACAGGACAAACTATATAAAAGATGATATACAATTACATTAAAACGACATCCAAAAAACAAACCCATCCTACCTATGCCAaaatttagaaaagaaaaagaattcacaagatGTCCACTCAAACAGGTAACTTCTGAATCGATATTTCTTTCAGAGAACTAGCTAACCTTCGGTACACCTTAAGGTCCTGGCCTGTTTTATCCTAACAAATGAAGGATAAAAAATTGTCTTATTTGGTCCGTCTTTCGGTACATGCATAATCACAACAATATATAGAAAGAAAATGTAGTAATGTGGAAGTCAGGAAAACATTAGCAATAACAagatggtaaaaaaaaaaaaaaaacacaagcaACATCGAATATTAATATATAGCTCTAATTCATAGATATCTAAACTTTTTATACCTGTATGGCACTGCTTGTTATAATTTTcaattgttattttattttggggacataattacatttttattctttatttgttTGCAGGATAAAATAGGCCATGACCTAAAGGTGTTTCGAAGATTAGCTAGTTCTTTGAAAGAAATATCGATTCAAAAGTCACATATTTGAGTGGCCATCTCCTtcctaattttttttcctttctaaatttTAGCATAGCGGGTCGGATGAATTTTGATGGCCTGTAATTCAATTGTATGTTATCTTTTATGTAGTGTCTGTCTCTGTCCTATATAATTTTTTATCTTCCAATTTGTTGTACATATTATAAAACACACAACAGGCTCCGCCATTGATCAAAATCTATAACAAAATCTTAGTAATATATATAATCATTAAGATGTTATCATTAACAGTGTGGAGCCAAAATTTTCATCAAAGGATGTCAAAATATAATTAGTTACATCAAAAAGTCAAGAGGAGTTAAtgtatagtaaatatacataaaataaaaaaaaattatctagcaATATAGGTAATTTTCAAGCGAAGCGACACCTCTTGGTTCAATGTGGCTCTGCCACTGATCATTGACTTTCACTACCAACGGTGGCCACCATCCATCATTATCAACTATCACTACCCATCACTCACAATCACATACCATCCTCAATCACAACCACCACCGTCGAATCATCGCAGTCAACAATCATCACCACTAGCCACTTGTCACAATTTATTATTACCAACCACCGTTATTACATAACTATAGTCACAACGACAGTCAGCACATCAACCATTATTATATATCGCCAACCATAGCTATCAACCACAACCACCATTAGCTATTACTATCATCCACTACAATTGTTAGCGGCCACCACCAATCGTCATTATTAACTGTTATTGCTAGCCACCATCACTACTAGCGACTATCCATAACCAACACCACCACTAACAACCACCCTAGTCGGCACCCACAACCACCACCAACTATCATACAATTAATCACCCGAAATTatcctgaggcccccgagacctcaaccaaacgcacgaacaagtcatatgtCACTATCCAAATTTATATCAATCCTTAGAAAacctaaaacaacattgaaatgacgaatcaaccacggattcaagcctaagaactccagaAACTCTAAAtttacgctttcaatcaaaaagtctatcaaatctcgtccgaataacctgaaattttgcacacacgtcacattcaacactacgaagctactccaacttc
Above is a window of Nicotiana tabacum cultivar K326 chromosome 8, ASM71507v2, whole genome shotgun sequence DNA encoding:
- the LOC107775537 gene encoding putative late blight resistance protein homolog R1A-10 — protein: MEVAEYASSGNTSYQMRLLSFNESWGLQHKKVFEKDCFSPEFEKIGKEITLKCGGLPLAITVIAGFLSKIGKTLNEWQSVAEKVRSMVSTDVDVQCMRVLALSYHQLPHHLKTCFLYFAIFPEDEEIYVDKLVELLAAEGFLKVEETKSIEEVAEKCLQDLIDRSSLSIDYEIFFGETKYCRIHDVIREICLKEARNMNIENFIGENNGQNPSALSIHFSSNSRGRTSTQLNYRIIGKKLARSCPNNEARSIFFLNSKSGFMSELLPFRLVRVLDLALMNFIVFPSGLLDLIHLRYLALRLSPSVHYYLGKETPSSIDIPPSISRLCAAPLDPLRFLKMRGPSPTHAVPPLLLPPADAFPQNLKALTLCMTCLWWKDLSIVGKLPKLEVLKLIGDACKGKEWEAADHGFPRLKFLYLRDVDFQYWRAGCHHFPFLERLAILYCPYLDSIPQDFADITTLARISLTGCPESFGNSAKQIQQDMLDNYGNSSLVVNIVRHLLP